Proteins encoded by one window of Anaerosporomusa subterranea:
- a CDS encoding 2Fe-2S ferredoxin gives MNKPNRHIFVCTSSRPTGQQKGMCLNKEGVSVMMKFMEEIGERDLGGDVAITNTGCFGLCEQGPIVVVYPDNVWYKKVSADDVEEIMDKHIEGGEPVTRLLI, from the coding sequence ATGAATAAGCCTAACCGCCATATCTTCGTTTGTACCAGTTCCCGCCCTACCGGCCAACAGAAGGGTATGTGCCTGAACAAGGAAGGCGTTAGCGTAATGATGAAATTCATGGAGGAAATTGGGGAACGAGACTTGGGAGGCGATGTTGCTATTACGAATACGGGCTGTTTCGGGTTGTGTGAACAAGGACCGATCGTAGTCGTGTATCCGGATAATGTTTGGTACAAAAAAGTATCTGCAGATGATGTTGAGGAGATTATGGATAAACATATTGAAGGCGGCGAGCCGGTAACGCGGCTTCTGATATGA
- a CDS encoding Fe-only nitrogenase accessory AnfO family protein has translation MNKVIAIHVGPTGETTSLNQPGKLLLFQKKRDTWHVGSERSFALNQDKGLREMRKQMAELLASLEECKVIVAGSITGVPYYELERAGFSIWEFDGKPADFLDYVLDKEEEADKEAAVSEVVRLPVPEELGNGVFRISIKQIQELDTGLTSKQALMPLLRRTGWYRIEVLCNHIPPWLEAEVMAGSMVCETKKTSPGDVLLTLYKQVCGG, from the coding sequence ATGAATAAAGTGATTGCCATTCATGTTGGTCCGACGGGAGAGACCACCAGTCTAAATCAACCAGGCAAGCTGTTGTTGTTCCAAAAGAAGCGGGATACTTGGCACGTCGGCAGTGAGCGCAGCTTTGCGCTGAATCAGGATAAAGGGCTGCGGGAAATGCGTAAGCAAATGGCCGAATTATTGGCGAGTTTAGAAGAGTGCAAAGTGATTGTTGCCGGCTCAATTACCGGAGTACCTTACTATGAATTGGAACGGGCCGGTTTTAGCATTTGGGAGTTTGACGGCAAGCCGGCAGATTTTCTTGACTATGTACTCGATAAGGAAGAGGAGGCTGATAAGGAGGCTGCTGTCAGCGAGGTCGTCAGACTACCGGTGCCGGAGGAGTTGGGAAATGGAGTCTTTCGCATTTCCATAAAGCAAATTCAAGAGTTAGATACCGGACTGACCTCAAAACAAGCACTAATGCCGCTGTTGCGGCGAACCGGCTGGTATCGGATCGAGGTGCTGTGCAATCATATTCCTCCTTGGCTTGAAGCAGAGGTGATGGCAGGAAGTATGGTTTGCGAGACGAAAAAGACCAGCCCGGGCGATGTTTTGCTGACACTCTATAAGCAGGTTTGTGGGGGATAA
- the modA gene encoding molybdate ABC transporter substrate-binding protein, translating into MMKKMLWCGLFLLLTAMPIAGCWRTSQGLPDSPSAPATLNISAAVSLKDVLAEIKSNYQAKTQIELVYNFGASGTLQKQIEQGVPADLFISAAPKQMDDLIAKSLVIKETRRNLATNRLVLIVPQNSDSRISGFQDLIMGNSYKFAMGEPEIVPAGQYARQVLSELKIWEEVRGKAVFTKDVRTVLAYVETGNVEAGIVYKTDAVTTNKVRVVETAPQKLHQPIVYPVAIVTSTKQKQAAEKFMEYLLMPESKAVFEKYGFSVEK; encoded by the coding sequence ATGATGAAAAAGATGCTTTGGTGTGGCCTTTTCTTGCTTTTGACTGCGATGCCAATTGCAGGCTGCTGGCGGACGAGTCAGGGATTGCCGGACTCGCCCAGCGCTCCTGCTACATTGAATATTTCCGCAGCGGTTAGTCTGAAAGATGTGCTGGCAGAGATAAAAAGCAATTATCAGGCAAAGACGCAGATTGAATTGGTGTATAACTTTGGGGCATCTGGGACGCTGCAAAAGCAAATTGAGCAGGGCGTTCCCGCCGACCTTTTCATCAGCGCAGCTCCTAAACAAATGGATGATTTGATAGCAAAGAGCCTAGTCATCAAGGAAACACGCAGAAATTTGGCGACAAACCGTCTTGTGCTGATCGTGCCGCAGAATTCTGATTCACGGATTTCTGGATTTCAAGACTTGATTATGGGGAATAGTTACAAATTCGCCATGGGAGAACCCGAGATAGTCCCAGCAGGCCAGTACGCCCGACAAGTTCTGAGCGAATTAAAGATATGGGAGGAGGTCAGAGGCAAAGCCGTCTTCACAAAAGATGTCCGAACGGTTTTAGCTTATGTGGAGACAGGTAATGTTGAAGCAGGAATCGTTTATAAAACCGACGCCGTTACGACCAACAAAGTAAGGGTGGTGGAGACAGCGCCGCAAAAACTCCATCAGCCAATTGTATATCCTGTAGCAATTGTTACTAGCACAAAACAGAAGCAGGCGGCTGAAAAATTTATGGAATACCTGCTCATGCCTGAAAGTAAAGCGGTGTTCGAAAAATATGGCTTTTCCGTAGAAAAGTAA
- the modB gene encoding molybdate ABC transporter permease subunit, whose amino-acid sequence MIEWQPVILSIEVAAASLFVVLISGVSSAYFMRRFEFTGKAVIESFMIMPLVLPPVVTGFLLLLLIGKQGMIGHFLSEYLHTQIIFTPYAAILAGSVVAFPLMYQNAKAALLSVDPKFEDAAKTLGASEWRVFWTISLPLAWQGVVSGMVLAFSRALGEFGATIMVAGNIPGKTQTIPLAIYFASEASDLMTAGAYVLLISLVTFLIVYLLNVSTKAKSVLVKGDFRA is encoded by the coding sequence TTGATCGAATGGCAGCCTGTTATCCTATCCATTGAGGTCGCGGCCGCATCGTTATTCGTCGTGCTTATTTCCGGCGTATCTTCCGCCTATTTTATGCGGCGCTTTGAATTTACCGGCAAGGCTGTCATCGAATCCTTCATGATCATGCCTTTGGTCTTGCCGCCGGTGGTAACCGGTTTCCTCTTGCTGCTGCTGATTGGCAAGCAGGGTATGATCGGCCATTTTCTAAGCGAGTATCTGCATACTCAGATTATTTTTACTCCCTATGCCGCTATTCTCGCTGGCTCAGTCGTCGCATTTCCGCTGATGTACCAAAACGCCAAGGCCGCCCTTCTGAGTGTCGACCCTAAGTTTGAAGATGCTGCAAAAACCTTAGGGGCAAGCGAGTGGCGAGTGTTTTGGACGATATCCCTACCCCTTGCCTGGCAGGGAGTTGTTTCTGGCATGGTTTTAGCTTTTTCCCGAGCTTTAGGAGAATTCGGCGCCACCATAATGGTGGCAGGCAATATTCCGGGCAAGACACAGACTATTCCGTTGGCCATTTATTTTGCTTCCGAGGCCAGTGATCTTATGACAGCAGGAGCGTATGTATTGCTAATCAGTCTAGTTACTTTTTTGATTGTTTATTTGCTAAATGTTTCGACGAAGGCGAAATCAGTACTGGTAAAGGGGGATTTTCGTGCTTGA
- a CDS encoding ATP-binding cassette domain-containing protein: protein MLEIDIEKALPDFRLQVSFALETEFLIVLGPSGCGKTTLLRCVAGLVRPDVGRIAYNGRTFYSSTEKTFIAPRDRRVGYMSQECALFPHMSVKNNIWYGVARPTSRSKELYEQLMRLLKIEHLAQRYTGRLSGGEKQRVALARALMTEPQLLLLDEPFSSLDSETRLEMQAQLKLMHSIWGIPFIVVTHDPYEAKVLGEKFMFINKGCQTDPPPLWIRTYLADNNETCLLA, encoded by the coding sequence GTGCTTGAGATAGATATTGAAAAAGCACTGCCCGATTTTAGGCTGCAAGTCTCCTTTGCATTGGAAACTGAATTTCTTATTGTACTTGGTCCGTCGGGCTGTGGCAAAACTACTTTGCTGCGCTGTGTCGCAGGGCTTGTGAGGCCGGACGTGGGGCGAATTGCATATAATGGCCGTACATTCTATTCCTCCACGGAAAAAACTTTTATTGCACCAAGGGATCGTCGTGTTGGCTATATGTCTCAAGAGTGTGCACTCTTTCCTCACATGAGTGTAAAGAATAACATCTGGTACGGAGTGGCGAGGCCAACCTCGCGGTCAAAAGAACTGTACGAACAACTCATGCGGCTGTTAAAAATTGAGCATTTGGCTCAACGGTATACTGGCAGACTTTCCGGCGGAGAAAAGCAGCGGGTAGCTCTTGCCCGCGCGTTAATGACCGAGCCGCAGCTCTTGCTTTTAGATGAGCCTTTCTCGTCGCTTGATAGTGAGACGCGTTTAGAAATGCAGGCCCAATTAAAGCTAATGCATTCTATATGGGGAATACCGTTTATTGTTGTCACCCATGACCCATATGAAGCTAAGGTGTTAGGGGAAAAATTTATGTTTATCAATAAAGGATGCCAGACGGATCCGCCTCCATTATGGATAAGAACTTACCTTGCGGACAATAATGAGACCTGCCTCTTAGCGTGA